In Lycium ferocissimum isolate CSIRO_LF1 chromosome 11, AGI_CSIRO_Lferr_CH_V1, whole genome shotgun sequence, a single genomic region encodes these proteins:
- the LOC132038349 gene encoding F-box/kelch-repeat protein At3g06240-like: protein MHLNRKQDDHILVRHFSKNPEKEIYSLFSDNENLNQYAHFDLPFNCSCYFFNIVGTCNGILCLNDEMCLWSAFYLWNPSIRKSVELPNPIFRLDGDLDQTLGFGFDTVANDYKVVRISRTCFGTPPVVELYKLSTGVWNDISYVAPSHVIFHIAPHVYLNGASHWVASKWEEGSTPTMIVSFDMHDETFSVIILPNSLVSEVQQHNDRTNLVVLDESLCLVSYNKDKTIDIWMMKEYGEAESWVKHYNITSRHIPYEPEVNHYLIKPMATRRNGEMLWTESDGLLLSVDHADEKIKYLAIRDSIHTNHVFHDSLYVNSYKESLVLLDKWRDYYAEDACGESYDSRKPKPMTGEISC from the coding sequence ATGCATCTCAACCGAAAACAAGATGATCACATTCTGGTTCGACATTTCTCTAAAAATCctgaaaaagaaatatatagTTTATTCTCTGACAATGAGAATTTGAATCAGTATGCCCACTTTGATTTGCCATTTAACTGCAGTTGCTATTTCTTTAATATTGTGGGTACTTGTAATGGGATTTTGTGTCTTAACGATGAGATGTGCTTGTGGAGTGCTTTCTATCTTTGGAACCCATCCATCAGAAAATCGGTTGAACTCCCAAATCCTATATTTAGGCTAGACGGTGACTTGGATCAAACACTGGGGTTTGGATTCGATACTGTTGCGAACGACTACAAGGTGGTAAGAATATCAAGAACTTGTTTTGGTACGCCACCTGTTGTTGAGCTTTATAAGTTAAGCACCGGTGTTTGGAATGACATCAGTTATGTCGCCCCGTCTCATGTAATCTTTCACATTGCACCACATGTGTATCTGAATGGAGCTTCCCACTGGGTTGCTTCCAAGTGGGAAGAAGGATCAACTCCGACTATGATTGTTTCgtttgatatgcatgatgaGACATTCTCGGTGATAATATTGCCTAATAGTTTAGTTAGTGAGGTACAACAACATAATGATAGAACAAACCTTGTTGTGTTAGACGAGTCACTTTGTTTGGTTAGTTATAACAAAGACAAAACAATTGATATTTGGATGATGAAAGAGTATGGTGAAGCAGAATCATGGGTGAAACATTACAACATTACTTCTCGTCACATTCCATATGAGCCTGAGGTTAATCATTACTTGATAAAGCCAATGGCTACAAGGAGAAATGGTGAAATGTTGTGGACAGAGAGCGATGGACTATTGTTGTCAGTTGATCATGCAGATGAAAAGATAAAATATCTTGCCATTCGTGACTCTATACATACCAATCACGTGTTTCACGATTCACTTTATGTTAATTCTTACAAAGAGAGTCTTGTTTTACTTGATAAATGGAGAGATTATTATGCTGAAGATGCCTGTGGAGAGTCATACGATTCACGGAAGCCAAAGCCAATGACGGGAGAAATAAGTTGTTAA
- the LOC132036462 gene encoding F-box protein CPR1-like: MSEYLPQELMLDIFTRLPIKSILRCTSLCKSWYSLLTSSNFISMHLNRKQDEHILVRHFSRNPEKEIYSLFCDNENLDQYAQYDLPFNCSNFFFNIVGSCNGIFCLNDEMSFCSAFYLWNPSIRKSVKLPNPTFRADGSFDPTLGFGFDPVTNDYKVVKVLHTTYGMPPTVELYKLSTGVWKDISHVALSHVFFSRAPRVYLNRASHWVASRWEEGSIRSVIVSFDMHDETFSVIMLPSLVSEIKQYCEGTNLFVLDESLCLVNYNYDGTIDMWMMKEYGEAESWVKQYNISSRRIPYQPEVSHYLIKLIATRKNGEMLWAENDGLLLSVDHANQKIKDLGVRDSINTNYLSHYSLYVNSYKESLVLLDKWRDYCAEDACEESFNSRKRELKRGRKKLLKTNTKRRLWVVSLLHISGLLYLSKTKGKWSRRKERKKRQVKRHPFSIYCH, from the coding sequence ATGTCGGAGTATTTGCCACAGGAATTGATGCTTGACATCTTCACAAGACTACCCATTAAGTCAATACTTCGATGCACAAGTTTGTGCAAGTCATGGTACTCTCTTCTTACTAGCTCAAATTTTATCTCCATGCATCTCAACCGAAAACAAGATGAGCACATCCTAGTTCGACATTTCTCTAGAAACCCCGAAAAAGAAATATATAGTTTATTCTGTGACAATGAGAATTTGGATCAGTATGCCCAGTATGATTTGCCATTTAACTGCAGtaactttttctttaatattgtGGGTAGTTGTAATGGGATTTTCTGCCTTAACGATGAGATGAGCTTTTGTAGTGCTTTCTATCTTTGGAACCCGTCTATCAGAAAGTCCGTAAAACTCCCAAATCCTACATTTAGGGCAGACGGTAGTTTTGATCCTACGCTGGGGTTTGGATTCGATCCTGTTACGAACGACTACAAGGTGGTAAAAGTATTACACACTACTTATGGTATGCCACCTACTGTTGAGCTTTATAAGCTCAGCACAGGTGTTTGGAAAGACATTAGTCATGTAGCTCTGTCTCATGTATTCTTTTCCCGTGCACCGCGGGTGTACCTGAATAGAGCTTCCCATTGGGTTGCTTCCAGGTGGGAAGAAGGATCAATTCGGAGTGTGATTGTTTCgtttgatatgcatgatgaGACATTCTCGGTGATAATGTTACCTAGTTTAGTTAGTGAGATAAAGCAATATTGTGAAGGAACAAACCTTTTTGTGTTAGATGAGTCACTTTGTTTGGTTAATTATAACTATGATGGCACAATTGATATGTGGATGATGAAAGAGTATGGTGAAGCAGAATCATGGGTGAAACAATACAACATTAGTTCTCGTCGCATTCCATATCAGCCCGAGGTTAGTCATTACTTGATAAAGCTAATAGCTACAAGAAAAAATGGTGAAATGTTGTGGGCAGAAAACGATGGACTATTGTTGTCAGTTGATCATGCAAATCAAAAGATAAAGGATCTTGGCGTTCGTGACTCTATAAATACCAATTACCTGTCTCACTATTCACTTTATGTTAATTCTTACAAAGAGAGTCTTGTTTTACTTGATAAATGGAGAGATTATTGTGCTGAAGACGCTTGTGAAGAGTCATTCAATTCACGAAAGAGAGAGCTCAAACGTGGGAGAAAGAAGTTGTTAAAGACAAACACCAAAAGGAGGCTATGGGTTGTATCTCTCTTGCACATCAGTGGACTGCTGTATCTGTCAAAAACGAAAGGGAAATGGTCAcggagaaaagaaaggaagaaaaggcAAGTCAAAAGACATCCATTTTCTATTTATTGCCATTAG